From the Butyrivibrio fibrisolvens genome, one window contains:
- a CDS encoding alpha/beta hydrolase produces the protein MRKKSISILLAAVMTALCACGANSQEDKGMGAENSNEEISMEVANSSEESSVATDNSSEDLSSFASGIKTEDDSEGADTEFVLNDEIDERCPLLIESKRGDVEYGEFTHATYYSETCGLERGYSILLPADYSEDKQYPVLYLLHGIFGNEYSFSSDGENRIKEIVGNMAADELIEETIVVCPNMYATSDPNQQPGFDSESVLPYDNFINDLVNDLMPHIESEYSVLTGRENTYLAGFSMGGRETIYITLQRPELFGYVCAISAAPGIVPTTDKFMTHEGMIEESEMKFADGAVEPEVFIVCCGSRDSVVGTYPKQYHELLEANGADHIWYEITGADHDNNAIKSGLFNLFKQIAYDKSKS, from the coding sequence ATGAGAAAGAAAAGCATTTCGATTTTATTGGCAGCAGTTATGACCGCATTGTGCGCATGTGGTGCAAATTCACAGGAGGATAAAGGTATGGGAGCAGAAAACAGTAACGAAGAGATTAGCATGGAAGTAGCAAATAGTAGCGAAGAGAGCAGCGTGGCTACAGATAACAGCAGTGAAGACTTAAGCTCTTTTGCTTCAGGAATAAAGACAGAGGATGACTCAGAAGGTGCTGACACAGAGTTCGTTCTTAACGATGAGATAGATGAAAGATGTCCATTACTAATCGAGTCAAAGCGCGGTGATGTAGAATACGGCGAGTTCACACATGCAACTTATTATTCTGAAACCTGCGGACTGGAGAGGGGTTATAGCATACTTCTTCCTGCAGACTATAGCGAAGATAAGCAGTATCCGGTTTTATACCTTTTACATGGTATCTTTGGTAATGAGTATTCTTTTTCCTCAGATGGAGAGAATAGAATTAAAGAGATCGTAGGCAATATGGCGGCAGATGAGCTCATAGAAGAGACAATCGTTGTGTGCCCTAACATGTACGCAACATCTGATCCTAATCAGCAGCCTGGTTTTGATAGCGAGAGCGTTCTTCCTTACGATAACTTTATCAACGACCTTGTCAATGACCTTATGCCTCACATTGAGAGCGAGTATTCAGTCCTTACAGGTAGGGAAAATACTTATCTTGCAGGCTTTTCAATGGGCGGTCGAGAGACAATTTATATCACCCTTCAAAGACCTGAGCTTTTTGGCTATGTCTGTGCGATATCTGCAGCTCCGGGAATTGTTCCTACAACAGACAAATTCATGACTCACGAAGGAATGATAGAAGAGAGCGAGATGAAATTTGCTGACGGTGCAGTAGAGCCGGAGGTATTCATTGTCTGCTGCGGTAGCAGGGATTCAGTAGTTGGAACATATCCAAAGCAGTATCATGAGCTTTTAGAAGCTAACGGCGCTGATCACATCTGGTACGAGATTACAGGCGCAGATCATGATAATAATGCTATCAAGAGCGGTCTTTTCAATCTCTTCAAGCAGATCGCCTATGATAAGAGCAAGTCTTAA
- a CDS encoding IS1182 family transposase, with protein sequence MRLNQILQGDYTVSSLYHQIKLPLDIEISIPSDDPVRLVSAFVEEMNLSDLYETYDRIRKSQASPRQMLKIVIYAAMNRIYSSRDIESSCKRDINFMYLLEGAPAPDHSTLARFISLHLSQCSKSVMSQVGTILLDLGEISGENIFIDGTKIESVANKYTFVWKKAVTKNMAKLAEKICMFCAECEELYDFKVVYKDQISLRTLKRLRKKLYKIKKDEAIEFVHGIGKRKTMLQRSIEKLEEYTEKLKEYTNKLYKCGRRNSYSKTDNDATFMRMKEDAMLNGQLKPAYNLQHGVDAEYVTWLGIYPNPTDTLTLIPFLKDMEEHLPFKYKNIVADAGYESEENYVFIENNDQTGYIKPQNYELSKTRKFKKDISKRENMDYDSETDSYTCKNGKKLLAVSKRKQKTATSYQREVTIYECESCHECPFKKDCIKGNNCKTPFEDRKKVLSVSRKMEEKRAECLERITSDYGTQLRMNRSIQAEGSFANVKEDMNFRRYLYKGSENVLAQSTLLAIAFDINKLHHKIMSERTGTHLFELKKVS encoded by the coding sequence ATGCGACTAAACCAAATCTTACAAGGAGATTATACAGTATCTTCCTTGTATCATCAAATCAAACTTCCGCTAGACATAGAAATATCTATTCCATCTGATGATCCGGTACGCCTGGTTAGTGCATTTGTGGAGGAGATGAATCTTTCTGATCTTTATGAGACTTATGACAGAATCAGAAAGAGTCAGGCCTCACCGCGTCAGATGCTTAAGATTGTTATCTATGCAGCAATGAACAGAATCTATTCCAGTCGTGATATTGAATCATCCTGCAAAAGAGATATCAATTTCATGTATCTTCTTGAAGGTGCACCCGCACCCGATCATTCTACATTAGCAAGATTTATTTCCCTACATCTCTCACAATGTTCAAAGTCTGTAATGTCGCAGGTTGGAACTATACTTCTGGATCTTGGAGAGATATCAGGTGAGAATATATTTATCGATGGAACAAAGATTGAATCTGTTGCCAACAAATATACTTTTGTATGGAAAAAAGCCGTGACCAAGAACATGGCTAAACTTGCAGAGAAAATCTGTATGTTCTGTGCGGAATGCGAAGAACTCTATGATTTTAAGGTTGTATATAAAGACCAGATATCACTTCGCACTTTGAAACGATTAAGAAAGAAGCTTTACAAGATCAAAAAAGATGAGGCTATCGAGTTTGTACATGGCATTGGTAAAAGGAAAACAATGCTTCAACGCTCAATCGAAAAACTTGAAGAATATACAGAAAAGCTTAAAGAATACACAAACAAGCTTTATAAATGTGGCAGACGAAATAGCTATTCTAAAACGGATAACGATGCCACTTTCATGAGAATGAAAGAAGACGCTATGCTTAATGGTCAGCTTAAACCTGCATACAACCTGCAGCATGGTGTTGATGCAGAATATGTAACCTGGCTCGGCATTTACCCGAATCCAACAGATACTCTTACTCTGATACCTTTCCTAAAAGATATGGAAGAACATCTTCCCTTCAAATATAAAAACATAGTTGCTGATGCCGGTTATGAAAGTGAAGAGAATTATGTTTTCATTGAAAACAACGATCAGACCGGATATATAAAACCACAGAATTATGAACTGTCAAAAACAAGAAAGTTCAAAAAAGATATCAGTAAACGAGAAAACATGGACTATGATTCTGAAACTGACAGTTATACTTGCAAGAATGGAAAAAAGCTCTTAGCTGTATCCAAAAGAAAACAAAAGACAGCGACCAGTTACCAACGTGAAGTAACAATATATGAGTGTGAAAGTTGCCATGAATGCCCATTCAAGAAAGACTGCATAAAAGGCAATAACTGTAAAACTCCATTTGAAGATAGGAAAAAGGTTCTTTCTGTATCAAGAAAAATGGAAGAAAAACGTGCAGAATGTCTTGAACGAATAACTAGTGATTATGGAACACAGCTACGAATGAACCGTAGCATACAAGCAGAAGGTTCGTTTGCAAACGTGAAAGAAGATATGAATTTCAGACGATACCTTTATAAAGGAAGTGAGAATGTTCTGGCACAGAGTACACTTTTGGCAATAGCTTTTGACATCAACAAACTCCACCATAAGATTATGTCTGAGCGAACCGGAACACATCTATTTGAACTGAAAAAAGTGTCATAA
- a CDS encoding pectinesterase family protein produces MKKNSSSKRVQSFILAALLSMTLLGGNVVKSMAQENDQQTETTNTQAVPADNTSGNVTDSEAEKGSSSDTGSGESTAANDQTDSNKGSDNSVSNGDTTATADDAAGDDTSDSNNGEANAESESDKSSADKDKSANGSEKEAKASDNTADDAANEIPVDVSKADYTSWDFSTNGINQTVQYGSSVDVDHLLYNNLYIDTTTAGKYAPNGASWGQFNAGTVLYFAVPANSVITILAYENNYNLELSIAGDGADSDITSAEITGANHQFTYTYEYSGDQAALVKLTINAADDNSTYLQSLTISKKEAEEPEVTEPEETDYTKFFSYPVKNYTWDFTEYDAESYVKYEGKTGSYKELYIDASTGKFEPRDNDSKDDALVNDTTLIVVPFNRAGTLKVTYYDNGSSFLADGETKLLSGDTYEYTGKGYGYVTLLATGKIYLYSIEIEYPKSALDDKGNGDISVWDFGGQASGIEGATDMISTKDIENISSIGSYTDSKGNTKTSSVTSNTSVSFGDLTLYMGKGDRFYTATSIEGKTYQATNKKGIYSFDDYTSSGYYYGNGKTSIKKGAPTSRYITIANVEQGDTFTLYMGVKFSSSATATTETAHFKSADGSQDETFTLNAGSPASYTFTATTSGTYTIYTENTNGGKPDFYRIVKGNKSQSVLSGNISFEDGQSLSDDYKFLFTCTDDESVGSVYADIDYNNDKYAVYLKNGHSYSISIVGPVGYDVSDSTNTVASGTSTHDITIIKASTVAISGTVTGIDEEYIEKNKSQITFTDSKNNKVSVTLAKDGSYEGINVVPGIEYTVSLTDCPDYEIAADNKITVSEDDELSGYDFVATLINSYKVTGKFIGLTADADLGTLTFVNTKDKAKYEATVLADNAGYEVSLRDGTYKVKVSNTKYTTSTTVTVAGEDTTRDLYFGKKKSDITVGDADRVYVGYTDGRDYNFDTVQEAIDAITNTRTGDHRVVVQINAGTYREQIVINTPNVTLLADGDVKLTWYYGIGYTYYSAKNGYYDEEAAYNQTSKGTVTKWGASTYVKKNATGFKASGITFENSFNLYMTEEELEDGVTLNAAAYGDSKTSFERKEGADVTCVAATERATALAIEAADAEFYNVTVLGSQDTLYTGPGTRGYFIDSKISGNTDYIFGYGDWAFKNCELHFEGYSDGAKKHSYITAARGEGSTYGYLFEDCTITGPNTTTTSDVSDPFIAESKVAISNSGKKLGASYLGRPWDTKTMVTFSNTTISRGVTIHKDGWFKMSGREPYTVTYREFNTYDSNTLEVVKERKTADGTNNISTIYENIEDLEELGLTFAGYTKLLGWEPTLTSVSIVTPEPKPVVDPENDPSDDPANANTGASNESSTGSTEASNESSTGSTEASNESSTGSTEASNESSTGSTEASNESSTGSTEASGSNSSNTAVAGNTTASGNAANTGSASATQTASNTASEGSASATQNNNETSNVESSPASTNESAVLGASRDQDTATVNTSVTPSEDGTSASNSDSSISGRRLASTGDSSSIAAHLAIIMLACCMVIFIIEMQEREEKA; encoded by the coding sequence ATGAAAAAGAATTCTAGCAGTAAGCGCGTTCAAAGTTTTATACTCGCAGCGCTTCTATCTATGACACTTCTTGGCGGCAATGTTGTAAAGAGCATGGCGCAGGAAAATGATCAGCAAACTGAAACTACAAATACACAAGCTGTGCCAGCAGATAATACTTCCGGCAATGTAACGGATTCAGAGGCTGAAAAAGGCTCCTCTTCTGATACAGGATCAGGCGAAAGCACTGCAGCTAACGATCAGACAGATAGCAATAAAGGATCTGATAATAGCGTTTCTAATGGCGATACAACAGCTACAGCAGATGATGCTGCAGGCGATGATACTTCTGATTCTAATAATGGCGAAGCTAATGCAGAATCTGAATCTGATAAATCCAGCGCTGATAAAGATAAGAGCGCTAACGGTTCAGAGAAAGAAGCAAAAGCTTCTGATAACACAGCAGATGATGCAGCTAATGAGATCCCTGTTGATGTTTCAAAAGCAGATTATACTTCATGGGATTTTTCTACTAATGGAATAAATCAGACAGTACAGTATGGTTCATCTGTAGATGTAGATCATCTTTTATATAATAACTTATATATAGATACCACTACAGCCGGCAAATACGCTCCTAATGGTGCATCATGGGGACAGTTCAACGCCGGAACAGTATTATATTTTGCAGTTCCTGCAAACTCTGTTATCACCATTCTTGCATATGAGAATAACTATAATCTTGAACTCAGCATAGCTGGCGACGGAGCAGATTCTGATATAACAAGTGCCGAGATAACAGGGGCTAATCATCAATTCACATACACCTATGAATATAGTGGTGATCAGGCTGCACTTGTAAAGCTTACAATAAATGCTGCAGATGACAATTCTACATATCTTCAGAGCCTTACAATATCCAAGAAGGAAGCTGAAGAACCCGAGGTCACAGAGCCGGAAGAAACAGACTATACTAAGTTCTTCTCATATCCTGTTAAGAATTATACCTGGGACTTCACAGAATATGACGCAGAATCATATGTCAAATACGAAGGTAAAACAGGAAGCTATAAGGAACTTTATATTGATGCATCTACAGGTAAGTTCGAGCCCAGAGATAATGATTCTAAGGATGACGCACTTGTCAATGACACAACTCTTATAGTAGTTCCTTTTAACAGAGCAGGAACTCTTAAGGTAACTTATTATGATAACGGTTCATCTTTCCTTGCAGATGGAGAGACCAAGCTCCTCTCAGGAGATACATACGAATACACAGGTAAGGGCTACGGCTATGTAACTCTTCTTGCAACAGGCAAGATCTATCTCTACAGCATCGAGATCGAATATCCCAAGTCAGCACTTGATGATAAAGGAAACGGCGATATATCCGTATGGGATTTTGGTGGTCAGGCATCAGGCATCGAAGGTGCCACAGACATGATCTCTACCAAAGACATCGAAAACATCAGTTCAATCGGTTCATACACTGACAGCAAGGGCAATACTAAGACATCCAGCGTAACTTCAAATACTTCTGTATCTTTTGGCGACCTTACTCTTTATATGGGCAAAGGCGACAGATTCTATACAGCAACAAGCATTGAAGGTAAGACCTATCAAGCAACTAATAAAAAAGGTATCTACTCATTTGATGACTACACATCATCAGGTTATTACTACGGTAATGGTAAGACTTCTATCAAGAAGGGAGCTCCTACTAGCAGATACATCACAATAGCAAACGTTGAGCAGGGCGATACTTTTACTCTTTATATGGGAGTTAAGTTCAGCTCTTCTGCCACAGCCACAACAGAGACAGCTCACTTCAAGTCAGCTGACGGTTCTCAGGATGAGACATTTACATTAAATGCGGGAAGTCCTGCATCCTATACATTCACTGCTACTACAAGCGGTACATACACAATCTATACAGAGAATACCAATGGCGGCAAGCCTGATTTTTACAGAATTGTAAAAGGAAATAAGAGCCAGAGCGTCCTTTCAGGAAACATCAGTTTCGAAGATGGACAGTCACTTTCTGATGATTATAAATTTCTTTTTACATGTACAGATGATGAAAGTGTAGGAAGCGTATACGCTGATATCGACTATAATAATGACAAATACGCAGTATACCTCAAAAACGGTCATAGCTACAGCATCAGCATCGTAGGACCTGTAGGATATGATGTAAGTGACAGCACTAATACAGTTGCTTCTGGTACATCAACTCATGACATCACTATAATCAAGGCATCTACAGTAGCTATAAGCGGCACTGTAACAGGAATTGACGAAGAATATATTGAGAAAAACAAGTCACAGATCACATTTACTGATTCTAAAAATAATAAAGTTTCAGTAACTCTTGCAAAAGACGGATCATATGAAGGCATTAACGTAGTACCTGGTATAGAATACACTGTATCTCTTACAGACTGCCCTGATTATGAGATCGCTGCAGATAACAAGATAACTGTTTCTGAAGATGATGAACTCTCTGGTTATGATTTTGTTGCAACACTTATTAACTCTTACAAGGTAACAGGTAAGTTCATAGGCCTTACTGCAGATGCAGATCTTGGAACACTTACATTTGTAAATACCAAGGATAAGGCTAAGTATGAGGCAACTGTTCTGGCTGATAACGCAGGATATGAAGTAAGTCTTAGAGACGGTACTTACAAAGTCAAGGTATCTAATACTAAATACACAACTTCTACTACAGTTACTGTAGCAGGCGAAGATACTACAAGAGACCTCTATTTTGGTAAAAAGAAATCTGACATCACAGTAGGCGATGCAGACAGAGTATACGTAGGATATACAGACGGCAGAGACTACAATTTCGATACAGTTCAGGAAGCTATCGATGCTATCACTAACACAAGAACCGGTGACCATCGCGTAGTAGTTCAGATAAATGCCGGAACATACAGAGAACAGATTGTTATAAACACACCTAATGTAACTCTTCTTGCAGACGGCGATGTTAAGCTTACATGGTACTATGGAATCGGCTATACCTATTATAGTGCCAAGAACGGATATTATGATGAAGAGGCAGCTTACAACCAGACTTCTAAGGGAACTGTTACTAAGTGGGGCGCTTCAACATATGTCAAGAAGAATGCAACAGGCTTCAAAGCAAGCGGTATCACTTTCGAGAACTCCTTCAACCTCTATATGACTGAAGAAGAGCTTGAAGACGGCGTAACACTTAACGCCGCAGCATATGGCGACTCAAAGACTTCTTTCGAAAGAAAAGAAGGCGCAGATGTAACATGCGTAGCAGCTACAGAGAGAGCTACCGCACTTGCTATAGAAGCTGCCGATGCAGAGTTCTATAACGTAACAGTTCTTGGAAGCCAGGATACACTTTATACAGGTCCTGGAACACGTGGCTACTTCATAGATAGTAAGATATCTGGTAATACTGACTATATCTTCGGATATGGCGACTGGGCATTCAAAAACTGCGAGCTTCACTTTGAAGGCTACTCAGATGGTGCCAAGAAGCACTCATATATCACAGCTGCAAGAGGCGAAGGTTCTACATACGGATACCTCTTTGAAGACTGCACTATTACTGGTCCTAATACTACTACAACTTCAGATGTTTCTGATCCATTTATAGCAGAGTCTAAAGTAGCTATTTCTAATAGCGGCAAAAAACTTGGCGCAAGCTATCTCGGAAGACCTTGGGATACCAAGACCATGGTTACATTTAGTAATACAACTATCTCAAGAGGTGTTACTATCCACAAGGACGGCTGGTTCAAGATGAGTGGCAGAGAGCCTTATACTGTAACATATAGAGAATTCAATACTTATGATTCAAACACACTTGAAGTCGTAAAGGAAAGAAAAACTGCTGATGGCACTAATAATATCAGTACTATTTATGAGAACATAGAAGATCTTGAAGAGCTTGGTCTTACCTTTGCAGGTTATACTAAGCTGCTTGGCTGGGAGCCTACTCTTACATCAGTTAGTATAGTTACTCCGGAGCCAAAGCCAGTAGTTGATCCTGAAAATGATCCTAGTGATGATCCTGCAAATGCTAATACAGGAGCTTCTAACGAAAGTTCAACAGGCTCTACTGAAGCTTCTAATGAAAGCTCAACAGGCTCTACTGAAGCTTCTAATGAAAGCTCAACTGGCTCCACTGAGGCTTCTAATGAAAGCTCAACAGGCTCTACTGAGGCTTCTAATGAAAGCTCTACCGGTTCTACTGAAGCTTCAGGATCAAACAGCTCTAACACAGCTGTAGCAGGTAATACTACTGCTTCCGGTAATGCTGCTAACACAGGAAGTGCATCCGCAACTCAGACAGCTTCTAATACAGCTTCTGAAGGAAGTGCTTCTGCTACTCAGAATAATAACGAGACATCTAATGTTGAAAGCAGCCCAGCATCAACAAACGAAAGCGCTGTACTTGGAGCTTCCAGAGATCAGGATACAGCTACTGTTAACACTTCAGTAACACCTTCCGAAGATGGAACATCTGCTTCAAATAGCGACAGCAGTATCTCAGGAAGAAGACTTGCTTCTACAGGTGATAGTTCCTCTATCGCAGCACACCTTGCAATCATCATGCTTGCATGCTGCATGGTAATATTCATCATCGAGATGCAGGAACGCGAAGAAAAAGCTTGA
- the yfcE gene encoding phosphodiesterase, with protein MRYFIASDIHGSYYWADKMMDRFAGSGAERMICLGDILYHGPRNDLPRDYEPKKVIELMNSIKDRIWAVRGNCEAEVDQMVLEFPVLADYAILALGGHTFFATHGHLYDENKKPPLSAGDVLLHGHTHLPVCEKLVLNDKGEYFYHLNPGSVSIPKGGNPNSYAVLDDNVFIIYDFEGNVVKDINLH; from the coding sequence ATGAGATATTTTATTGCCAGTGATATTCACGGTTCATATTATTGGGCTGATAAGATGATGGATAGATTTGCAGGTTCAGGTGCAGAGCGCATGATATGCCTTGGAGATATACTCTACCATGGTCCTAGGAATGATCTTCCAAGAGACTATGAACCTAAGAAAGTTATAGAACTTATGAATTCTATCAAAGACCGTATATGGGCTGTTCGCGGCAACTGCGAAGCAGAAGTTGATCAGATGGTACTGGAATTCCCTGTCCTTGCTGATTATGCGATACTGGCTCTGGGCGGTCATACATTTTTTGCTACACATGGACATCTGTATGATGAAAACAAAAAGCCCCCGCTATCAGCAGGTGATGTCCTGCTACATGGACATACACACCTGCCGGTATGCGAGAAGCTTGTATTAAATGATAAGGGTGAATACTTCTATCACTTAAACCCTGGCTCTGTCTCTATACCAAAAGGCGGCAATCCCAATAGCTATGCGGTCTTAGATGACAATGTATTCATTATATACGATTTTGAAGGCAATGTAGTAAAAGATATTAATCTCCACTGA
- a CDS encoding alpha/beta hydrolase translates to MKKAIVTKKMPAILLGLTLISGSLSGCAAKAKNSEGMQMNNSANESITSTNDASSTVTDEAVAKSSDGISEAIALETSTVDTSAGEASEEDYEDRTPTAEISDVVLPKYTNLNTKEAGTIERITYTAHDYYGDGAPVEKEANVYLPYGYDESKQYNVLYLMHGIGGDEDEWGMTGSTSRVKIIMDNLAYFGDIEPFIVVTPNGRSAANHSSDGSDFKSFYSFGSELRNDLIPYIESHYSTYADYDENGYDMSASRAHRAMAGLSMGGMQTINIGIGECIDLFGYFGAFSAAPTSNTAGVTASLLKDNTYPIYYFYNICGLQDNIAYSSHSAAVKSLPALCDQFVDGENYMWQEVTGSHTFGVWYLGFYNFAQLAFQ, encoded by the coding sequence ATGAAGAAAGCTATAGTTACTAAGAAAATGCCCGCTATACTTCTGGGACTTACGCTCATATCAGGGAGTCTGTCAGGATGTGCGGCAAAAGCAAAAAACAGTGAGGGTATGCAAATGAACAATTCAGCAAACGAAAGTATTACATCAACTAATGACGCTTCATCTACAGTAACCGATGAAGCTGTGGCCAAAAGCTCTGATGGCATCTCTGAAGCTATCGCCTTAGAGACATCAACCGTAGATACTTCTGCAGGCGAAGCTTCAGAAGAAGACTACGAAGATCGCACTCCTACTGCGGAGATTTCAGACGTAGTCCTTCCCAAGTATACAAATCTTAATACCAAGGAAGCAGGCACGATCGAGCGCATCACCTATACAGCTCATGACTATTATGGAGATGGCGCTCCTGTAGAAAAAGAAGCTAACGTATATCTTCCATATGGCTACGATGAGTCCAAACAGTACAATGTCCTCTATCTCATGCATGGTATAGGCGGCGATGAGGATGAATGGGGCATGACAGGTTCAACATCACGCGTCAAGATCATCATGGATAATCTTGCCTACTTTGGAGATATTGAGCCCTTTATAGTCGTAACTCCTAACGGAAGATCCGCTGCCAACCATTCAAGTGACGGATCTGACTTCAAATCTTTCTATAGCTTTGGATCAGAGCTTAGAAATGATCTCATTCCTTATATTGAGTCTCATTACAGCACTTATGCAGATTATGACGAGAATGGTTATGACATGTCTGCATCAAGGGCTCACCGCGCTATGGCAGGATTGTCAATGGGCGGCATGCAGACTATTAATATCGGTATCGGAGAATGCATAGATCTCTTTGGCTATTTTGGTGCCTTCTCTGCTGCACCTACCAGCAATACAGCGGGAGTTACTGCAAGTCTTCTTAAGGACAACACCTATCCTATATACTATTTCTACAATATCTGCGGTCTTCAGGACAATATAGCATATTCATCTCACTCAGCGGCAGTTAAGTCACTTCCTGCTCTGTGTGATCAGTTTGTAGACGGCGAAAACTATATGTGGCAGGAAGTAACAGGCAGCCACACCTTCGGCGTATGGTATCTGGGCTTCTATAACTTCGCTCAGCTGGCGTTCCAATAA
- a CDS encoding family 43 glycosylhydrolase — protein MKNLEQKLNPYMPSWEYVPDGEPYVFGDRVYVYGSHDKFNGDVYCMLDYVCYSAPVDDLGAWRYEGVIYRKDQDPANEDLQGNLYAPAVTVGPDGRYYLYYVLSSWGVVSVAVCDEPAGKYEFYGYVHHADGTYLGQKDGDEPQFDPAVLTEGDRTYLYTGFCGVGDKSRHGAMGTVLGPDMLTIVEGPVFVAPGEPYSHDTSFDGHAFFEGPSIRKKDGKYYFIFSTQLFHELGYAVSDDPLKGFEYKGVLVSNGDLNIDTYKPADKPMFYCANNHGSMVQIGDDYYIFYHRHTNGTNYSRQGCFEKLKEKADGTFEQAPMTSCCGMEPLRSEGTYPTYIACNLFTDTDVTYIPWSGWMDDRFPKITQEGGDIIPKDRMEAPICSEPIVEDHGSWRRTNYAYIANMRDSATAGFKYFDCKNVKKMSVCTKGYATGELEVRTKWDGEVIGFFEIGYANEWHETKADIEIPDGVHDLFFTFKGTGHLQFAAFSFC, from the coding sequence ATGAAAAATCTTGAACAGAAATTAAATCCATATATGCCGTCATGGGAGTATGTTCCGGACGGAGAACCTTATGTATTCGGAGACAGGGTATATGTATACGGATCTCATGATAAGTTTAATGGAGATGTATATTGTATGCTTGATTATGTGTGCTATTCTGCGCCTGTAGATGATCTTGGTGCATGGCGCTATGAAGGCGTTATCTACCGCAAGGATCAGGATCCTGCCAATGAAGATCTTCAGGGCAATCTGTATGCACCTGCTGTAACTGTTGGCCCTGATGGAAGATATTATCTTTATTATGTACTTAGCTCCTGGGGAGTAGTATCAGTTGCTGTATGCGATGAGCCTGCAGGCAAGTATGAATTCTATGGTTATGTACATCATGCAGATGGAACCTACCTTGGTCAGAAAGATGGAGACGAACCTCAGTTCGATCCGGCAGTCCTTACAGAAGGAGACAGAACCTATCTGTACACAGGATTCTGCGGAGTAGGAGATAAGTCAAGACATGGAGCTATGGGTACGGTTTTAGGACCTGATATGCTGACTATAGTAGAAGGTCCTGTATTTGTAGCACCGGGTGAACCATATAGCCACGATACATCTTTTGACGGACATGCATTCTTTGAAGGTCCTTCTATCCGCAAGAAGGATGGCAAGTACTATTTTATCTTCTCAACACAGCTCTTCCATGAGCTTGGCTATGCTGTAAGTGATGATCCGCTTAAGGGATTTGAATATAAGGGCGTGCTTGTTAGTAACGGTGATCTTAATATAGATACCTATAAGCCAGCAGATAAGCCCATGTTCTACTGTGCCAACAACCACGGAAGCATGGTTCAGATTGGTGATGACTATTATATCTTCTATCACCGCCATACCAATGGAACCAACTACTCAAGGCAGGGCTGCTTTGAAAAGCTCAAAGAAAAGGCTGACGGAACCTTTGAGCAGGCACCTATGACATCATGCTGTGGTATGGAGCCATTAAGAAGTGAGGGTACATATCCTACATATATCGCATGTAATCTTTTTACAGATACAGATGTAACCTACATCCCATGGTCAGGCTGGATGGATGACCGATTCCCTAAGATCACTCAGGAAGGCGGAGATATCATACCCAAGGACCGTATGGAAGCTCCAATATGCTCTGAGCCTATAGTAGAGGATCACGGTTCATGGCGCCGCACTAATTATGCATATATAGCCAATATGAGAGATAGCGCTACTGCCGGATTTAAGTATTTTGACTGCAAGAATGTAAAGAAGATGTCAGTATGTACCAAAGGTTATGCGACAGGAGAGCTTGAAGTCCGTACTAAGTGGGACGGAGAAGTCATAGGATTCTTCGAGATAGGCTATGCCAATGAATGGCATGAAACAAAGGCTGATATCGAGATTCCTGACGGAGTGCATGATCTGTTCTTTACATTTAAGGGAACAGGACATCTGCAGTTCGCTGCATTTTCTTTTTGCTGA